In one window of Leptospira fainei serovar Hurstbridge str. BUT 6 DNA:
- a CDS encoding helix-turn-helix domain-containing protein → MTSKKTEKLIGKKVQTVLEDHGESQKEAAPELNISPAGLNNIIQGRVESLSQAFLTTFKERYKVNLDWLLDDSKPIKPVQYSSSDEGLVFQMDEDKVLFSKIKSTKGLKEIVKTLLQISPDQRKIIADVASEFAKKK, encoded by the coding sequence ATGACTTCAAAGAAAACTGAAAAACTAATCGGAAAGAAGGTACAAACAGTTTTAGAAGATCACGGTGAAAGCCAGAAAGAGGCAGCTCCCGAGCTAAATATCTCTCCCGCTGGATTAAACAATATTATCCAAGGTAGAGTGGAATCGCTTTCTCAAGCGTTTCTCACTACTTTTAAAGAGAGATATAAGGTAAACCTCGATTGGCTTTTAGATGATTCCAAGCCTATTAAACCTGTTCAGTATTCTTCTTCTGATGAAGGACTGGTTTTTCAAATGGACGAGGATAAGGTTTTATTCAGCAAAATCAAAAGTACTAAAGGCTTAAAAGAAATCGTAAAGACGCTCTTGCAGATTTCGCCCGATCAGAGAAAAATCATTGCTGACGTAGCTTCTGAATTTGCAAAAAAGAAATAA
- a CDS encoding ATP-dependent nuclease has translation MFIKNVHIKNYRSIIDESFDCSNLNLFVGKNDVGKSNFLRALNLFFNNSSDLKANFNFDIDFCKFAFTPQKKAPEITVELTMTPPPSYKVDHENIIWKKTWRKAGLEKELFSYGNGQEITGRTKVFDWLKKIRFRYVPAIKGNEYFESLLQDLHDTLSSSIEKELREASQKFVGTLQTSTKDISKSLSELLGLDSKLHLPADLRNLFSTLDFLTGVHNEKVGLRQRGDGIKTRHIPIILKFIADQENVTLQSGSPRINTIWGYEEPENNLELSNSFELADEFYKYSDEIQLFTTTHSPGFYSLKERMKGDQKISVLNVLRDEYLKSTKLNILDNTNGIDIDLGLMPLVSKYTHERMVEILKLKEELKEIKRKGDQIRIFVEGPSDELILLKAIQIFSSTISKKISSKKIAFEYKKEGSGHDWLQKQLLAHAYSDNPAKVIGIFDKDRSAKKTKEEFDKDRRVIDAKACKRLLAFSLELPPHLKFKKPSSKDVYYSIEELIKPSFWEIAKQKKFLETRNAINSITNIDFPTNKTPLQHLLDLELDPDCAIIIENQFISTKKKNFAKYISGLDKREAEEGLEYFEKIVATIEQFLSN, from the coding sequence ATGTTTATAAAAAATGTTCACATAAAAAACTATAGGTCGATAATTGACGAGTCATTTGACTGTAGTAATTTAAATCTTTTTGTAGGAAAAAACGATGTTGGAAAATCTAATTTTCTGCGCGCTTTGAATTTATTCTTCAATAATAGCAGCGATTTAAAAGCAAATTTTAACTTTGATATAGATTTTTGCAAATTCGCTTTCACGCCGCAAAAGAAGGCTCCTGAAATAACTGTTGAGCTTACCATGACGCCTCCGCCTTCTTATAAAGTTGATCATGAAAATATAATATGGAAAAAAACTTGGCGGAAAGCTGGATTGGAAAAAGAATTATTTTCTTACGGTAATGGCCAAGAAATAACCGGTAGAACAAAAGTATTTGATTGGTTAAAAAAGATTAGATTTCGTTATGTACCGGCTATTAAAGGTAATGAATATTTTGAATCACTACTTCAAGACTTGCATGATACTTTATCGTCATCAATTGAAAAAGAGCTTCGTGAGGCTTCACAGAAATTTGTCGGAACTTTGCAAACTAGTACAAAAGACATTAGTAAATCGTTATCCGAATTATTAGGTCTTGATAGTAAGTTGCATTTGCCCGCCGATTTACGTAATTTATTTTCTACTTTGGATTTTTTAACTGGGGTTCATAATGAAAAAGTTGGGTTACGGCAAAGAGGTGATGGCATTAAAACAAGACATATCCCGATAATTTTGAAATTTATCGCTGACCAAGAAAACGTAACCTTGCAGTCCGGGTCACCTCGGATTAATACAATTTGGGGATATGAAGAACCTGAAAATAATCTTGAATTATCGAACTCCTTTGAGCTTGCTGATGAATTTTATAAATACTCTGACGAAATTCAGTTATTCACTACTACTCACTCCCCTGGATTTTATTCATTAAAAGAAAGAATGAAAGGTGATCAAAAAATTTCCGTACTTAATGTTTTAAGAGATGAGTATTTAAAATCTACTAAGCTTAACATCCTGGACAATACTAATGGTATTGATATAGATTTAGGACTGATGCCACTTGTTTCAAAGTATACACATGAGAGAATGGTAGAGATATTGAAACTAAAAGAAGAATTGAAAGAAATAAAAAGAAAGGGGGATCAGATAAGAATCTTTGTAGAAGGTCCAAGTGATGAATTAATATTATTAAAAGCTATTCAAATATTTTCTTCCACTATTAGTAAGAAAATTAGTTCAAAGAAGATCGCATTCGAATATAAAAAAGAAGGATCTGGGCATGATTGGCTTCAGAAACAATTGCTCGCCCACGCGTATTCCGATAATCCGGCTAAGGTTATTGGAATATTCGACAAAGATCGAAGTGCAAAGAAAACGAAAGAAGAGTTCGATAAAGATCGGAGAGTAATTGATGCGAAAGCTTGTAAGCGTCTCCTCGCTTTCAGTCTAGAATTGCCACCGCATTTAAAGTTTAAAAAACCGTCTTCTAAGGATGTTTATTATTCTATTGAAGAATTAATTAAGCCAAGTTTTTGGGAGATAGCGAAGCAAAAGAAATTTCTAGAAACTAGAAATGCGATAAATTCAATAACTAATATCGATTTTCCTACTAATAAAACCCCATTGCAACATTTGCTCGATTTAGAACTGGATCCAGACTGTGCAATTATTATTGAAAATCAGTTTATATCTACTAAAAAGAAAAATTTTGCTAAATATATTTCTGGGCTTGATAAGCGAGAAGCAGAGGAAGGATTAGAGTATTTTGAGAAAATTGTAGCTACTATCGAACAATTCCTTTCTAATTGA
- a CDS encoding DEAD/DEAH box helicase, whose translation MKLEISNKLSNWIAQSASYQSYFDFAIEEDSIADYTIVKKYSDFYTSLYHLALDLFKGKYTEISSKEIIALARGMETFTLKGRNSFLGINIYEVYLMTASLRLLAGFSATSNLIVKNLIFDNFEGKPGLQFVLSILGRSIFPKNEFSKSISRFLNSGEFSVLDQITYDLEAKIEEGLNTNPQAYAESVLAKSIFEYFKKNSIWNTLLSIDDNSRFWKKYVKENIEKRIWYFFPSQLEAIERGLISSEKTFAMQMPTSAGKTALCELIIYYHVKKNPLSKIVLLAPFRSLASELRQSLAQKLHRYGIKVKTLYGGSVPTAIEKNSIDNSNLLIITPEKMMAIEDIFPEVLNNVDLVICDEGHLLDDKNRGFDYELFLTRLKILKGEDIRFIYLSAIVPNIEDVNNWLGGSSETIVRSNFRPTLFDYATVQLSEKDEEGFVLHFNPKDKRPKRYELYNFLKKSDYQFINPQTGRENTYKFWDSSKKRLSVACALKSLPAGTVALFAPTKFDNGVAGLCTEIISQIKLISDYAIKNNNPYNYADSEYVAIVAEYASRLFSESYLLVQCLRMGFCFHHGSLPQYIREILENCIRDEKIRLVVCTNTLAEGVNLPLKTMVIHTTKRQFDQRWHQLTNREIKNLLGRVGRAGKEKNGVIIIPHKEDLEPIFEACNDIKIHPVKGYLYAVIERITRVISNRKIALTNDMIENQNESFLKLIDSIDSAILDLIGDNVDLSALDEIASRLVENTFSYVQSNEQQRNNFKHLIQLRSEKIKNNISNESLPKIKKSGSSLRLYLSILENADFENDIWFKKINPLDAEWIDFIFNHLEYISAIKEDLEEGSYSDIGSLDRLKDITLSWLSGMTYGQISENYNLSIERSLDIVNNLLSYQLTNVFSAIIRIRQQNLEQDQIIDESISSWPLLLPLGLDNYLKLKLHSIGFADRIGIIGLANYLETSFDILNKDEEEIKVILMENLETILQDLSVTLPRLSILEIENSLNVE comes from the coding sequence ATGAAGCTTGAGATATCAAATAAACTTTCAAATTGGATAGCGCAATCTGCTTCTTACCAATCTTACTTTGATTTTGCAATTGAAGAAGATTCGATAGCAGACTACACAATAGTAAAGAAATACTCCGATTTTTATACTTCGCTCTATCATCTGGCCCTTGATCTTTTTAAGGGCAAATATACTGAAATTAGTTCCAAGGAGATAATTGCTCTTGCCCGTGGAATGGAGACGTTTACGCTTAAAGGAAGAAATTCCTTTTTGGGAATTAATATTTATGAAGTTTATTTGATGACTGCAAGTTTACGTCTTTTGGCAGGATTTTCCGCAACTTCTAACTTGATTGTCAAAAACTTAATATTCGACAACTTTGAAGGAAAACCAGGTCTACAATTTGTTCTATCCATACTGGGTAGAAGTATATTTCCAAAAAATGAATTTTCGAAAAGTATTTCTAGATTTCTTAATTCAGGAGAATTTTCTGTTCTAGATCAAATTACGTACGACCTAGAGGCAAAGATTGAAGAGGGTCTTAACACTAACCCTCAAGCTTATGCTGAAAGCGTGCTTGCTAAGTCGATTTTCGAATATTTTAAAAAGAACTCAATTTGGAATACATTACTCTCGATCGATGATAATTCAAGGTTCTGGAAAAAATATGTAAAAGAGAACATTGAAAAACGTATCTGGTATTTCTTTCCTTCTCAACTTGAGGCGATAGAGAGGGGATTAATCTCTTCAGAAAAGACTTTTGCTATGCAAATGCCTACGAGCGCTGGAAAAACCGCTCTATGCGAACTTATTATTTATTACCATGTTAAAAAAAATCCATTATCAAAAATAGTTCTCCTCGCTCCTTTTCGATCATTAGCCTCTGAACTTCGCCAAAGTTTGGCGCAAAAGTTACATCGATATGGAATTAAAGTAAAGACATTATATGGTGGTTCAGTGCCGACTGCTATCGAGAAAAACTCGATAGATAATTCAAATTTGCTTATCATTACTCCTGAAAAGATGATGGCGATTGAAGACATATTTCCCGAAGTCTTGAATAATGTTGATCTTGTCATTTGTGATGAAGGGCATCTGCTTGATGATAAAAATCGAGGATTTGATTACGAATTATTTCTCACTCGATTAAAAATCCTCAAAGGAGAAGATATTAGATTTATATATTTATCTGCAATTGTTCCAAACATTGAAGATGTGAACAATTGGCTTGGGGGGTCATCCGAAACTATAGTTCGTTCAAATTTTCGCCCAACGCTTTTCGATTATGCTACTGTTCAACTTTCTGAAAAGGATGAAGAAGGGTTTGTTTTACATTTTAACCCTAAGGATAAAAGACCGAAACGATATGAATTGTACAATTTCTTAAAAAAATCAGACTACCAATTCATAAATCCGCAAACAGGACGTGAAAATACATATAAATTTTGGGATTCTTCTAAAAAACGTCTTTCTGTTGCATGCGCTTTGAAATCACTTCCAGCTGGAACTGTTGCATTATTTGCTCCGACTAAATTCGATAACGGTGTTGCTGGTTTATGTACTGAAATTATTAGTCAAATCAAATTGATTTCTGACTATGCAATTAAGAATAACAATCCGTATAACTATGCAGATAGCGAGTATGTTGCTATAGTGGCCGAATATGCCTCACGTTTATTTTCTGAAAGCTATTTGCTCGTCCAATGTCTTAGAATGGGTTTTTGCTTTCACCATGGGTCATTACCTCAGTATATTAGAGAGATTCTCGAAAATTGCATTCGTGATGAGAAAATACGGTTAGTAGTTTGTACAAATACATTGGCAGAGGGTGTGAATTTACCATTAAAAACAATGGTAATACATACAACAAAAAGACAATTTGATCAAAGATGGCATCAGCTGACTAATAGGGAAATTAAGAACCTACTTGGAAGGGTTGGAAGGGCAGGAAAAGAGAAAAATGGGGTTATAATTATTCCGCATAAAGAAGATCTTGAACCGATCTTTGAAGCCTGTAATGATATTAAGATTCATCCAGTGAAGGGATACTTATATGCAGTAATAGAAAGAATTACTAGGGTAATTTCAAATAGAAAAATAGCATTGACTAATGATATGATAGAAAATCAAAACGAATCATTCCTTAAACTTATTGATTCAATCGACTCGGCTATTCTTGATTTAATTGGAGACAATGTTGATCTGTCTGCTTTAGACGAAATTGCGTCCCGACTTGTAGAAAATACATTTTCCTACGTTCAATCAAACGAACAGCAAAGAAATAATTTTAAACATTTAATTCAGCTTCGTTCCGAGAAAATAAAAAATAATATTTCAAATGAATCTTTACCTAAGATTAAGAAGAGTGGATCAAGCCTGCGCCTTTATTTGAGTATTTTGGAAAATGCAGATTTTGAAAATGATATTTGGTTTAAAAAAATCAATCCGCTTGATGCTGAATGGATTGATTTCATTTTTAATCACTTGGAATATATTTCTGCAATAAAGGAAGATTTGGAGGAGGGAAGTTATAGTGATATTGGGTCATTAGATAGATTAAAAGATATTACGCTTTCCTGGCTAAGCGGAATGACTTACGGACAAATTTCGGAGAATTACAATCTTTCGATAGAAAGATCCCTGGACATTGTTAATAATCTTCTTTCTTATCAATTGACCAATGTGTTTTCAGCTATTATCAGAATAAGACAACAGAATCTTGAACAAGACCAAATTATTGATGAATCAATTTCTTCCTGGCCTCTACTCTTACCCCTAGGCCTTGACAATTATTTGAAGCTAAAATTGCATTCTATTGGATTTGCAGACAGGATAGGCATTATTGGGCTTGCAAATTACCTCGAAACTAGTTTTGATATATTGAATAAAGATGAAGAAGAAATAAAAGTTATTTTAATGGAGAATCTTGAAACGATTTTGCAAGATTTATCCGTGACACTACCGAGGCTTTCAATTTTAGAAATTGAGAATAGTTTAAATGTCGAATAG
- a CDS encoding helix-turn-helix domain-containing protein: MASPYPKSRKRSIQRRSIAPGEANAKILLLACVLPKWKVSKKDKDYFCRALIKARKEAGFTQAEVAEKLKRSSSHVSKIESGLRRLFMDEFLVLYRLYKKPTIYFYASFMRSNLVEQSEKARVKSAKQF, encoded by the coding sequence ATGGCATCTCCTTATCCGAAAAGCAGAAAAAGATCTATTCAGAGGCGCTCCATTGCCCCAGGAGAGGCAAATGCGAAGATTCTTCTACTTGCATGCGTTCTTCCCAAATGGAAAGTCTCAAAAAAAGATAAAGATTACTTTTGTAGAGCATTGATAAAAGCTAGAAAGGAAGCTGGATTTACACAAGCAGAAGTGGCTGAAAAGCTTAAACGAAGTTCAAGTCATGTATCTAAGATAGAATCAGGACTCAGGCGATTGTTTATGGATGAGTTTCTAGTTTTATACAGACTTTATAAAAAACCCACTATCTATTTCTATGCATCTTTTATGAGAAGCAATCTTGTAGAGCAAAGTGAGAAAGCCCGAGTAAAATCTGCTAAGCAGTTTTAA
- a CDS encoding helix-turn-helix domain-containing protein — MDFEEFLLKVGKNIQSVRKEKGLTQENMDEGDYAVPVRTLQDIEGGRANFTANSIFKLSKRLKVKPKDLLDI, encoded by the coding sequence GTGGATTTTGAAGAATTTTTATTAAAAGTCGGAAAGAATATTCAAAGCGTAAGAAAGGAAAAAGGGCTTACTCAGGAAAATATGGATGAAGGCGATTACGCCGTTCCTGTAAGAACTTTACAAGATATTGAAGGGGGCAGGGCTAATTTCACCGCTAACTCAATTTTCAAGCTTTCTAAGCGACTGAAGGTTAAACCCAAAGATTTATTAGATATTTGA
- a CDS encoding helix-turn-helix transcriptional regulator — protein sequence MRKSKNNSQSVTYRQTIGRISDQEKKAFYHQLKIARIEANLTQAQVGKMIKKSRSQVSKIESGKCRLYMDEFLKFMKIYKKSPFFFYSVFTTNEVIKPQKKARVKSAKQF from the coding sequence ATGAGAAAATCCAAAAACAACTCTCAAAGCGTTACCTATAGACAAACCATTGGGAGAATTTCCGATCAAGAGAAGAAAGCTTTCTATCATCAACTAAAGATTGCTAGAATAGAAGCTAATCTTACTCAAGCGCAAGTGGGGAAAATGATCAAAAAGAGCAGGAGTCAGGTTTCAAAAATAGAATCAGGTAAATGTAGGTTATATATGGATGAGTTTCTAAAGTTTATGAAGATTTATAAGAAATCTCCTTTCTTCTTTTACTCTGTATTTACAACAAATGAAGTTATTAAACCACAGAAGAAAGCCCGAGTAAAATCTGCGAAGCAGTTTTAA
- a CDS encoding Hachiman antiphage defense system protein HamA, translated as MDIYKKFTKKIINDYVRFEIDRSEWVNVKDYIKSHGKEFYLKEDELPRFSKKSADERKKYLANNVLPSKGKIRSGDFGEIFSFFFIQSEYTSKKIDLYGPKKWRWKEHPDSPAPFSDVIFLFAKDPMNPHSNDLAISIESKMNATKPSKKKNRIQEALDGAEKDRFTRFAQTINWVETKYEREDIQSDLPLVRRFKDPVNYPYRQEYYAIAIFDIGYIDSEISKGYTKPSNEIKLYLLSINDLKKLYETYFQELINEA; from the coding sequence ATGGACATCTATAAAAAATTTACTAAAAAGATAATCAATGATTACGTTCGATTTGAAATTGATAGATCAGAATGGGTGAACGTAAAGGATTATATAAAATCCCATGGTAAAGAGTTTTACTTAAAAGAAGATGAATTACCTCGTTTTTCTAAAAAATCGGCAGATGAAAGAAAAAAGTATTTAGCGAACAATGTTTTACCTTCTAAAGGGAAAATAAGGTCAGGAGATTTTGGGGAAATATTTTCTTTCTTCTTTATACAAAGTGAATATACTTCTAAAAAAATTGATTTATACGGACCAAAAAAATGGAGATGGAAAGAGCATCCAGACTCTCCTGCTCCATTCTCTGATGTAATATTTCTGTTTGCTAAGGATCCGATGAATCCTCACAGCAATGACTTGGCTATATCTATTGAATCTAAGATGAATGCTACAAAGCCATCTAAAAAGAAAAATAGAATTCAAGAAGCGTTAGATGGAGCCGAAAAGGATCGATTTACGCGATTCGCGCAAACAATTAACTGGGTTGAGACTAAATATGAACGTGAAGACATTCAATCAGATCTGCCTTTGGTGCGAAGATTCAAGGATCCTGTCAATTATCCGTATCGGCAAGAATATTATGCGATTGCAATATTCGATATCGGTTATATCGATTCGGAAATTAGTAAGGGGTATACAAAGCCGTCAAATGAAATAAAGCTTTATCTTCTTTCAATTAACGATCTCAAGAAGCTCTATGAAACTTATTTTCAAGAATTAATCAATGAAGCTTGA